Genomic segment of Cronobacter dublinensis subsp. dublinensis LMG 23823:
GTCTTCACGGGCGAATGGTACGACGGCCTGTTTGGTCTCGCGGAAACTGAAACCATGAACGACGCATACTGGGACGCGCTGCTGAAAGTGCGCGGCGAAGTGAACAAGGTGATTGAGCAGGCGCGCGCTGATAAGAAAGTCGGCGGGTCGCTGGAAGCCGCGGTCACCCTGTACGCAGAGCCGGAACTGGCGGCGAAGCTCACCGCGCTTGGCGAGGAATTACGATTTGTCCTGTTGACCTCGCAGGCGAAGGTTGAGGATTATGCCAGCGCCGCCGCCGATGCCCAGCAGAGCGAATTGCTCAAAGGGCTGAAAGTGGCGCTTGCAAAAGCCGAAGGTGAGAAGTGCCCGCGCTGCTGGCACTACACCACCGATATCGGCAAGGTGGCGGAACACGCAGAAATCTGCGGTCGCTGTGTCAGCAACGTCGCCGGTGACGGCGAAAAACGTAAGTTCGCCTGATGAGTAAACCGATTCTTTCCACCGGTCTGCGCTGGCTGTGGCTGGTTGTGGTCGTGCTGATTGTCGACCTGGGTAGCAAGGCGTTAATCCTCCAGCACTTTGCGCTGGGGGACACCGTCTCTCTGTTCCCGTCGCTGAATCTGCACTATGCGCGCAACTACGGCGCGGCGTTCAGCTTCCTCGCGGATAAAGGCGGCTGGCAGCGCTGGTTCTTCGCCGGTATCGCTATCGGCATCTGCGTGCTGCTCGCGGTCATGATGTATCGCTCGAAGGCGAGCCAGAAGCTGAACAACATTGCTTACGCGCTGATTATTGGCGGCGCGCTCGGCAATCTGTTCGACCGTCTGTGGCACGGCTTTGTGGTCGATATGATTGATTTCTATGTCGGCGACTGGCATTTCGCCACCTTTAACCTGGCCGATACCGCTATCTGTATCGGCGCGGCGTTAATCGTGCTGGAAGGCTTCCTGCCTAAGCCTGCCGCGAAAGCGCAGGCGTAAATATCAATGCCGGGCGAGGCTTTCGCCCGCCCGGCTTACAGACATTATGGCCTCCCGTAGCCCGGTGCCTGAAAACAAGTGAGCAACCTGCATGTCTACATCAATACAGAGCAACAGCGCGGTGCTGGTGCACTTTACGCTGAAGCTTGAAGACGGCTCCACGGCGGAGTCGAGCCGCAACAGCGGCAAACCCGCGCTGTTCCGCCTGGGCGACGGTTCGCTGTCGCAGGGGCTGGAGCGCGAGCTGCTGGGCCTGCATGCGGGCGATAAAAAAGCGTTTACGCTGCTGCCGGAAGACGCCTTCGGAACGCCGAGCCCGGATCTTATCCAGTACTTCTCCCGCCGCGAGTTTATCGACGCGGGCGAGCCGGACATCGGCGCCATCATGCTGTTTACCGCCATGGACGGCAGCGAAATGCCGGGCGTCATCCGTGAAATCAACGGCGACTCCATTACGGTGGATTTCAACCATCCGCTCGCCGGGCATACCCTTCATTTTGATATAGACGTGCTGGAAATCGATCCGGCGCTGGAGAGTTCTGATGCAGATCCTGTTGGCTAACCCGCGCGGCTTCTGCGCAGGCGTGGACCGCGCTATCAGCATTGTGGAAAACGCGCTGGCGATTTACGGCGCGCCTATCTACGTTCGCCATGAAGTGGTGCATAACCGCTATGTCGTGGACAGCCTGCGCGAGCGCGGCGCAATTTTTATCGAGCAAATCAGCGAGGTGCCGGACGGCGCTATCCTGATTTTCTCCGCGCACGGCGTTTCCCAGGCGGTGCGCAATGAAGCGAAAAGCCGCGACTTAACGGTGTTTGATGCCACCTGTCCGCTGGTCACCAAAGTGCATATGGAAGTGGCGCGCTCCAGCCGCCGCGGCGAAGAAGCAATCCTCATCGGCCACGCCGGTCATCCGGAAGTGGAAGGCACGATGGGCCAGTACAGCAACCCGCAAGGCGGTATGTACCTGGTGGAATCGCCGGATGACGTCTGGAAAATTACGGTCAAGAATGAAGATAACCTCTCCTTTATGACCCAGACGACGCTGTCGGTGGACGACACTTCGGACGTTATTGACGCGCTGCGCCGTCGCTTCCCGAAAATCGTCGGCCCACGCAAAGATGATATCTGCTACGCCACCACCAATCGTCAGGAAGCGGTGCGGGCGCTGGCGGAACAGGCTGACGTGGTGTTAGTGGTAGGCTCGAAAAACTCCTCTAACTCCAACCGCCTGGCGGAACTTGCCCAGCGCATGGGTAAAACCGCGTATCTCATTGATGACGCGAACGACATTCAGGAAGCCTGGGTGCGGAACGCCGCGTGCGTGGGCGTTACCGCAGGCGCGTCGGCGCCGGATATCCTGGTGCAGAACGTCATTGCGCGCCTGAAAGCGCTCGGCGGCAGCGACGCCCACGAGCTCACCGGCCGCGAAGAGAACATCGTGTTCGAAGTGCCGAAGGAGCTGCGCATCGACGCCCGCGAAGTGCAGTAAATTTCACGCGCGTACCGATAACAGCATGCCGGACGGTGAACATCGTCCGGCATTTTTTTATCCGCAAGCAGGCCAGTGATGACAGGACATTGTGTGAAAAAAACGCCGATTATTCTCGATACCGATCCGGGAATTGACGATGCCGTGGCCATCGCCGCCGCGCTGTTCTCGCCTGAGATCGATTTACAGCTCATTACCACCGTGGCAGGTAACGTCAGCGTGGAGAAAACCACCCGCAACGCGCTGCAACTGCTGCATTTCTGGCAGGCTGATGTGCCAGTCGCGCAGGGTGCGGCCACGCCGCTGACGCGCCCGCTGCGCGATGCCGCCTCAATTCACGGCGAATCGGGCATGGATGGTTACGATTTCCCGGCACACGACCGGAAGACCCTTAATGTGCCCGCGTTTCAGGCGATGTATGAACGCCTGATGGCAAGCCCCGAGCCGCTGACGCTTGTCACTATCGGGCCGCTCACCAATATCGCGCTGCTACTGACGCACTACCCGGCGTGTACCGCGAAAATCAACCGGCTGGTGATGATGGGCGGCTCCGCCGGGCGGGGCAACTTCACGCCGAACGCCGAGTTTAATATCGCCATCGATCCCGAAGCGGCCGCGCGGGTGTTTGAGAGCGGCATTGAAATTGTGATGTGCGGGCTCGACGTCACGCATCAGGCGGTACTGACGCCCGACTATCTCGCCGCGCTGCCCGCACTGAACCGGACTGGCCAGCTGCTCCACGCGCTCTTCAGTCACTACCGCGCAGGCAGCATGACAACCGGGCTGCGCATGCACGATCTCTGCGCCATCGCCTGGCTACTCAGGCCTGAGCTGTTTACGCTTAAGCGCTGTTTTGTCGCGGTGGAAACCCGTGGCGACTACACGGCGGGCACCACGGTTGTGGATATCGAGGGCCGGTTAAACCGGCCCGCAAACGCGCAGGTGGCGCTGGATATCGATGTCGCAGCCTTTCGCGAATGGGTGGCGCAGACGCTGGCGCGCGCGCCGTAACTCACGGTCTTATGCAGAGTTTTTCGCTCAGATAGTCGATAAGCACCCGGATTTTGGCGGGCATATGCCGGCCCGCCGACCACAGCAGCCAGAGCCTGCCGGAATAGCTGCTGATAAATTCCCACTCCGCCAGCACCTGAACAATCTCGCCTGCCGCCAGCGCGTCGCCTGCCGTAAAGCGTGGCAGGCTGCCGATGCCGAGATGGCGTTTTACCGCGTCGAGGCGCACGCCGGTATGGTTGGCGGCGTAGCGTCCGTGGGTCTGCACCACCACGCTTTTCCCCTCACGACGAAATTTCCAGCGGGCGTCCACCGCCGTTTCGCCAAGGCTGATGCAGCTGTGCTGACGTAATTCCTGAGGCGTCTGCGGCGTGCCGTGGCGCGCCAGATACTCTGGGGTGGCGCACAGCAGGTGTTCTATCGCCATCAGCGGTTTGCCATACAAGCCGGGAGAGGGCGAATCAGTGATGCGCAGCGCCAGATCCACTTCATCATCAATCAGATCCATATAGCGGTCTTCAAGACGCAGGCAGATGTCGACCTCCTGATAGCGCGCCAGAAATTCTTCCATCAGCGGATGGATCACGAAGCGGCCTACGGCTTTCGGCACGCCGAGCGTCACTCTTCCCTGCGGTGCCTGCGAGGCGGTACCGCCGAGCGCCATGACGTCGCGGGCGGCGTCCATCATACTGGCGGCGCGCTGAAACACACCGCTGCCCGCCTCGCTCAGGCGCAGCTTGCGGGTGGTGCGCACCAGCAGCTTACAGCCCAGTTCGCGCTCAAGGCGTGAGACGCTGCGGCTGACGGAAGAGGGCGTGCTGCCAAGCTTTCGCGCGGCGGCAGAAAAGCTGCCGGTTTCCACCACCTGGACGAAAACCGCGATATCGGGCAGGAGGGCTAAATTCATATTTGTGCGCCTGATGCAAAGGTTCGTTGTTACCACACAGGATTATCGCTGCGGGAATAACAAATATACTGTGTGGTGAACCGGGAGGAAAACAATGACACAACGAGACTACTACCTGAGTGACGCCTTAACGGGCGAAGCGACGGTGCTGCGCTGCGAGCAAAACGCGCAGGGCGACTATGAAGTTGAACTGGACAGGACGCTGTTTCACCCGCAGGGCGGCGGGCAACCTGCCGATAGCGGCACCATCAACGGCGTGCCGGTGCTGCGCGTCGAAAATCGCGGCGACACGGTGATACATCTGCTGGCGCAGCCGCTGGCAACGGGCCCCGCCACGCTTGCGGTCGATGAAACGCTCCGCACCCGCCACACCCGCTGGCACTCGGCGGGGCATTTGATTGGCTACGCGGGCGAACAACTCGGCTGGCGGCCTGTCAAGGCGCACCACTGGCCGGGCGAGGGCAAAATCACCTTTGCGCCCGATACGGCGACGGACGCGCCCGAGCGCGAGGCGTTTACCGCGGCGATAACGCAGTGGGTTGCCGCCAGTCTGCCGCGTCAGGTGGATTTCGTCGACGGACGTCGCCAGGTGCGGTTCGGCGATCTGCCGGTCTACGGCTGCGGCGGTACGCATGTCGTGTCGCTCTCGCAGGTCGGTGAGGTCACGCTCACCAGTATTAAAGTGAAAAAAGGGCAGCTGCTGGTGGCGTACGAGCTGACGGATTAACCCTCGGGGCAGGCGAAAATGCCTGCCTGCATCGACAACAATGCCCTTATAAATTGCAGGCTTTCTACGCCTTTTACTGATATCCCCGCCGTTTTGTCATAAATTTCTAATTATCCCTGTTTTCAGCTGGCGGCCTGCGGGCAGGCTGGTTAACCTGAGAACGATTTCTAAGCAATCTGAAGAGTATAAATATGCATGAAGCACAGGTCCGCGTCGCGATCGCGGGGGCGAGTGGCCGCATGGGGCGCCAGTTAATCCAGGCAGCCATTTCAATGGATGGCGTGGCGCTGGGCGCGGCGCTGGTACGCGAAGGCTCAACGCTGCTGGGTGCCGACGCCGGCGAGCTGGCGGGCGCAGGCGCGACGGGCGTTATCCTCCAGAGCAGCCTTGAGGCGGTGAAAGATGACTTCGACGTGCTTATCGATTTCACCCGACCGGAAGGTACGCTCGCGTATCTGGCGTTCTGCCGCGCACACGGTAAAGGCATGGTTATCGGCACTACCGGCTTTGACGATGCCGGTAAAGCTGCCATTCGTGATGCCGCGACGGCGATCCCGGTGGTTTTCGCCGCCAATTTCAGCGTCGGCGTTAACGTGATGCTTAAGCTGCTTGAAAAAGCGGCGCAGGTGATGGGCGATTACACCGATATCGAAATTATTGAGGCGCACCACCGTCATAAAGTGGATGCGCCTTCCGGCACTGCGCTGGCGATGGGCGAGGCGATTGCCGGTGCGCTGAATAAAGATCTGAAAAGCTGCGCCGTGTACGCGCGCGAAGGTTATACCGGTGAGCGGGAGCCCGGCACCATTGGATTTGCCACGGTACGCGCGGGCGATATCGTCGGTGAGCACACCGCCCTGTTTGCCGATGTCGGCGAGCGCATTGAAATTACCCATAAAGCCTCCAGCCGGATGACTTTTGCTAACGGCGCGGTTCGCGCGGCATTGTGGCTGAAGGGTCGTAAAAATGGCTTTTTTGATATGCGGGACGTGCTGGGGCTTAACGAATTGTGATTTTTGTTATCCATCGTGATGTGGTCATTACAATCATAACGTTTTGATTGAGAGGGCAATAATTTATTGCCCTTTTTTATTTTTGATTTTTTAAGGGTTTGGTTAGGACATTTCAATGAAATTGGAAAAATTTACGTTTTAGGTGTGTTTTTTGGTTATCAGGTTGTGAATTTTGACCGTTTGGTCCACTTTAAAAGCTGTGTTATGATTCCTCTTTACTTTTCTCGCGTCGCAACCGTTTTCTGCGCTTCGTTTTCTTTGTTTTTTGCCTGTCATTTCTCTTGTTTTTATTAAAGCCGCCAAAAAAACAATAAAAAGTACGTTTTTGGGTAGACTTTCCCCCACCTTCTCTCTAGAATGCCGCCGTTTGCCAAAAATTCGCTATTCAGGCGGTTTTGCGTTGATTTAGCCATGCTGGTTGAATTAATATGCAAATAAATTGACTGTTTATTCCCTGGAGGACGTTTTGATTAAGTCAGCGCTGTTGGTTCTGGAAGACGGGACCCAATTCTACGGTCGGGCCATCGGGGCAACAGGTACGGCAGTAGGGGAAGTTGTTTTCAATACTTCTATGACCGGTTATCAAGAAATCCTCACTGATCCTTCCTACTCCCGCCAGATTGTCACTCTTACTTATCCTCATATTGGTAATGTCGGTACGAACGACGCCGACGCCGAGTCCTCCCGGGTACATGCGCAGGGTCTTGTGATCCGCGATTTGCCGCTGATTGCCAGCAACTACCGCAGCACCGAGGATCTCTCTTCTTACCTGAAGCGCCATAACATCGTGGCGATTGCCGATATCGATACCCGCAAGCTGACACGTCTGCTGCGTGAGAAAGGCGCTCAGAACGGCTGCATCATCGCAGGGGATAATGTCGATGCCGCGCTGGCGCTCGAGAAAGCGCAGGCCTTCCCGGGCCTGAACGGTATGGATCTCGCGAAAGAAGTGACTACGACGGAAGCCTGGAGCTGGACACAGGGCAGCTGGACGCTCAAAGACGAACTGCCGGAAGCGAAGAAAGAAGAAGAACTGCCTTACCACGTGGTGGCTTACGACTACGGCGTGAAGCGCAACATCCTGCGTATGCTGGTGGACCGCGGCTGCCGCCTGACGGTAGTCCCGGCGCAGACCCCGGCGGAAGACGTGCTGAAAATGAACCCGGACGGCATCTTCCTCTCAAACGGTCCTGGCGACCCGGCGCCATGCGATTACGCCATCAGTGCCATCAAGTCCTTCCTGGAAACCGACATCCCGGTATTCGGCATCTGTCTCGGCCATCAGCTGCTGGCGCTGGCGAGCGGGGCGAAAACCGTGAAGATGAAGTTCGGCCACCACGGCGGCAACCATCCGGTCAAAGATCTCGACAATAACTGCGTGATGATCACCGCTCAGAACCACGGCTTTGCGGTCGATGAAGCATCGATGCCCGCCACGCTGCGTGTGACCCACAAATCCCTGTTTGATAACACCCTACAGGGTATTCACCGCACCGATAAACCGGCGTTCAGCTTCCAGGGGCACCCTGAAGCGAGCCCCGGCCCGCACGACGCCGCGCCACTGTTCGATCATTTCATCGAACTTATTGAGCAATACCGTAAGACAGCTAAATAATCAGGAGCCCGAGAGAAAATGCCAAAACGTACAGACATTAAAAGCATCCTGATCCTTGGCGCAGGCCCGATTGTTATCGGCCAGGCGTGCGAATTCGACTACTCCGGCGCGCAGGCGTGTAAAGCGCTGCGTGAAGAGGGCTACCGCGTTATCCTGGTGAACTCCAACCCGGCAACCATCATGACCGACCCGGAGATGGCCGACGCGACGTACATCGAGCCCATCCACTGGGAAGTTGTGCGCAAAATCATCGAAAAAGAGCGCCCGGACGCGGTGCTGCCGACGATGGGCGGCCAGACGGCGCTGAACTGCGCGCTGGAGCTGGAGCGTCAGGGCGTGCTGGAAGAGTTTGGCGTGACCATGATTGGCGCGACTGCCGACGCGATTGATAAAGCCGAAGACCGCCGCCGTTTTGACGTGGCGATGAAGAAAATCGGTCTGGAAACCGCGCGCTCCGGCATCGCCCATACGATGGACGAAGCGCTGGCGGTCGCGGCAGATGTCGGTTACCCGTGCATCATTCGTCCGTCCTTTACGATGGGCGGCACCGGCGGCGGCATCGCGTATAACCGCGAAGAGTTCGAAGAGATCTGCGCCCGCGGCCTCGACCTTTCCCCGACCAAAGAGCTGCTGATTGACGAGTCGCTGATCGGCTGGAAAGAGTACGAGATGGAAGTGGTGCGTGATAAGAACGACAACTGCATCATCGTCTGCTCTATCGAAAACTTCGACGCGATGGGTATCCATACCGGCGACTCCATCACCGTGGCCCCGGCCCAGACGCTGACCGACAAGGAATACCAGATCATGCGTAACGCCTCGATGGCGGTACTGCGTGAAATCGGCGTCGAAACCGGCGGTTCCAACGTGCAGTTTGCGGTGAACCCGAAAAATGGCCGCCTGATTGTTATCGAGATGAACCCGCGCGTGTCGCGCTCCTCGGCGCTGGCGTCCAAAGCGACCGGTTTCCCGATTGCCAAAATTGCGGCAAAACTGGCGGTGGGTTACACCCTCGACGAGCTGATGAACGACATCACCGGCGGCCGCACGCCAGCATCGTTCGAGCCGTCCATCGACTATGTCGTCACCAAAATCCCGCGCTTTAACTTTGAAAAATTCGCAGGCGCCAACGACCGCCTGACCACCCAGATGAAATCCGTCGGCGAAGTGATGGCGATTGGCCGCACCCAGCAGGAATCGATGCAGAAAGCGCTGCGCGGCCTGGAAGTGGGCGCGACCGGTTTCGACCCGAAAGTCAGCCTTGACGACCCGGAAGCGCTGACCAAAATCCGCCGCGAGTTGAAAGACGCGGGCGCCGAGCGTATCTGGTACATCGCTGATGCCTTCCGTGCAGGGCTGTCCGTTGACGGTGTTTTCAATCTTACTAACATCGACCGCTGGTTCCTGGTGCAGATTGAAGAGCTGGTGCGCCTGGAAGAGCAGGTCGCCGAGCAGGGCATTAACGGCCTTGATGCCGATTTCCTGCGGATGCTCAAGCGTAAAGGCTTCGCCGATGCGCGTCTGGCGAAACTCGCGGGCGTCAGCGAGTCGGAAATCCGCAAGCTGCGCGAACAGTACAACCTGCACCCGGTCTACAAGCGTGTGGATACCTGCGCGGCGGAATTCGCCACCGATACCGCCTACATGTACTCCACCTATGAAGATGAGTGCGAGGCCAACCCGAACCAGGATCGCGAAAAAATCATGGTGCTGGGCGGCGGGCCGAACCGTATCGGCCAGGGCATTGAGTTCGACTACTGCTGCGTACACGCCGCACTGGCGCTGCGCGAAGACGGCTACGAGACCATCATGGTCAACTGTAACCCGGAAACGGTTTCGACCGACTACGACACTTCCGACCGTCTCTACTTCGAGCCGGTGACGCTGGAAGACGTGCTGGAAATCGTGCGCATCGAGAAGCCGAAAGGCGTTATCGTGCAGTACGGCGGCCAGACCCCGCTGAAACTGGCGCGCGCGCTGGAAGCAGCAGGCGTGCCGGTTATCGGCACCAGCCCGGATGCTATCGACCGCGCCGAAGACCGCGAGCGTTTCCAGCAGGCGGTAGACCGTCTGAAGCTGAAGCAGCCGGCGAACGCCACCGTCACCGCCATTGAGATGGCCGTTGAGAAGGCGAAAGAAATCGGCTACCCGCTGGTGGTGCGCCCGTCTTATGTGCTGGGTGGCCGCGCGATGGAAATCGTCTACGACGAAGCCGACCTGCGTCGCTACTTCCAGACGGCGGTCAGCGTCTCCAACGACGCGCCAGTTCTGCTGGACCGCTTCCTGGACGACGCCGTTGAAGTGGACGTGGACGCCATCTGCGACGGCGAAAAGGTGCTGATTGGCGGCATTATGGAACACATCGAGCAGGCGGGCGTGCACTCCGGCGACTCCGCGTGCTCGCTGCCAGCCTATACCTTAAGCCAGGAAATTCAGGACGTGATGCGCCAGCAGGTACAGAAGCTGGCCTTCGAGCTCCAGGTGCGCGGCCTGATGAACGTCCAGTTCGCGGTCAAAGACAACGAAGTCTACCTGATTGAAGTGAACCCGCGCGCCGCGCGTACCGTGCCGTTCGTCTCCAAAGCCACCGGCGTGCCGCTGGCGAAAGTGGCGGCGCGCGTAATGGTCGGCCAGACGCTGAGCGAGCAGGGCGTGACTAAAGAAATCATCCCGCCGTACTACTCGGTGAAAGAAGTGGTGCTGCCGTTCAATAAATTCCCGGGCGTCGACCCGCTGCTGGGGCCGGAAATGCGCTCCACCGGCGAAGTCATGGGCGTGGGTCGCACCTTCGCGGAGGCGTTCGCCAAAGCGCAGCTCGGCAGCAACTCCACCATGAAGAAACAGGGCCGCGCGCTGCTCTCGGTGCGTGAAGGCGATAAAGAGCGCGTGGTGGATCTCGCCGCCAAGCTGCTGAAGTTCGGCTTCGAGCTCGACGCGACGCACGGCACCGCGATTGTGCTGGGCGAGGCTGGCATTAACCCGCGTCTGGTGAACAAGGTGCATGAAGGGCGTCCGCACATTCAGGACCGTATCAAGAATGGCGAATACACCTACATCATCAACACCACCGCAGGCCGCCAGGCGATTGAAGACTCCAAGCTGATTCGCCGCAGCGCCCTGCAGTACAAAGTGCATTACGACACGACGCTGAACGGCGGCTTCGCCACCGCCATGGCGCTAAACGCGGATGCCAAAGAAAAAGTGATTTCCGTGCAGGAGATGCACGCGCAAATCACGAAGTAAGCGGTCATGCATGACCAAAAAGCCAGCGTAAGCTGGCTTTTTTTTCGGGCGCCCCCCTAAATTTGATAGCCAATTAATTTTTCATTCCGGTGTGGTCATCCGTTACCCTTAAGGCCGTATCGTTTACCGAAGTCCAGTTTCACGTTCAAGGAGAAACACGTGTTAAAAAGAGCCATGCTTTTGGGTGCCTGTCTGGCATTGACCGCCTGCTTTGGCGGCAATGAGAGCCGAGAATTTCTGATTGATAACCCGACCGGGAAACCCTTAGCAATTTCTGTCGATGATCAGAAAATCACGGTTCCGGCTAAAGAATCACAAAATATTAAACTGGACGCGGGTCAACACACGCTGACGCTGGAAAATGGCGATAAAGTCAAATTCAGCGTATTTGGCGCCTGGCCTCGCTCGGGCGTCAGCGGGTTAATTAACCCGACCCGTACTCGCTATATTTATGTGATACAAAAATATCTGGCGGAAGGGGTAAAACCTACTTCTGAAAATGGCGATGTGCATAACCTGACGATTGACGGGGAGACTGTTACTGGTCCGTTCGAAGATATGGGCAGCGAGCTCTTTATCGATAACTCAATGAAAAACTGGGAGCTGCAGCCGACAGAAGCCTTCCCGGAATCGATGTCATCGACCTCTGCCGATAACTACAAAACCAAAATTTTCCGCGTTGAGGACTTTAAGCATTTTTATAACAACGAGTTCTCTCCGTCAGTGGAATACACGGAGAATATGCGCATCACGGATTCGAGCTATCAGCCGCCAGCTATCACCGCAAATTTCAAATCTCCTGAACTTCAGCAGAACCTGAATGAAGCCACCAAAATTTATAATGACTTTATTCACGCGCCGTCGGCGGACGATCAGAAAGATCTGCTGAAAGCGTTTGAAAAACAGAACCGGGAGAAATGGCGCAGCCCTCAGGCGGGCGGTGAAGAACTGACCCGTTATTACGAAGTGATGACCAATATTAACCACACCATGATGGGCACGATCCTCGAGCTCAAGCCGTAATAGCTGACCGCCGGGCATCCGCATAGCGTGTGCCCGGCCTCAGAACCTTCTGTATTTCCACACGTTATCAGTACATACATCTAAAATAATAAGGTGATTGATTAAAACCAACGAAAAGCAGGGAGAACACCATGCGATCGAACCTACTGTTAACGTCCATTTTTGCTGCCGCTACACTGTTTACCGTGGCGGGCTGTTCATCCAATCAGGCTGTCAAAACCACGGATGGCAACACCGTTGTCACCGACGGTAAACCGGAAGTCGATAAAGATACTGGCCTGGTGTCGTATAAAAACGCGCAGACCGGCCAGACCGAGCAGATTAACCGCGATCAGGTTAAATCCATGAGCGAGCTGGATAACTAACGCGACCCGTACTCCACCGCCCGCGTCCGGCATTCGCCGTATTCATGCGCCGGGCGGTGAATTCCCGTCAGTCGTGGTCCTGAACCGCGACGCCTTCCCCCGTTGTGACAACCGAAAATCCCCGCGTGATATACCTGTGCGACGTCGTGTCGACGGCCGCGCTATAGGTCTTGTCCGGCGCAAAATGAAAATCGTCAAACACCGGCGCGCAGCGACGCGCGTCCAGCATCAACGCCTTTGTCACCAGATTCTTTTCATAAACATCGGCTTGCGCCTCGTCACTCCAGACGCTCACGCGCAGGATTTTTTCCGGCGTGGGTACGTATTCTTCATCGACGGATACGCAGACCTTTCCGTCGGCGACCGCGGTTTGCGCGGGCAGAAAACTGACGCGATCGCCGAGAAAACACCCTGAAAGGAGGCAGGCCAGCGCGGGAATAAGTGATTTTTTCATAGCGGCAATCCTTGCGGCGCAGATGATGGAGTGAACATTATGCCTGCCCGCGCGGAGGCTGGCACCCGTGAATGCGCCGCGCCGCGTGTCGGCGGGCGGTATTCACGCCAATATCCCTGCGGATTGTCCCTGTAAGCGCGCCCGTTAACTGGCTACACTCATTCCATTCCTCTAACGGGCAGCGACACAGGCAAGGTTATGATTTTAATTATTTATGCGCATCCCTATCCGCGCCACTCCCACGCCAACCGGCGGATGCTGGAGCACGTGCAGGGACTGGACGAACTCGAAGTGCGCTCGCTTTACCAGCTTTACCCTGATTTCAATATTAACGTCGCCGCCGAACAGGAGGCGCTCGCCCGCGCCGATTTAATCGTCTGGCAGCATCCGATGCAGTGGTACAGCGTGCCGCCGCTTTTCAAGCTCTGGATCGATAAAGTGCTGGCTCACGGCTGGGCCTACGGTAAAGGCGCCACGGCGCTGAAGGGCAAAAGCGTGCTGTGGGCGGTGACGACAGGCGGCGATAAACACCATTTTGACATCGGCGATCATCCGGGTTTTGACGTGCTCGCCCAGCCGCTGCAGGCGACGGCGCTCTATTGCGGTCTCAACTGGCTGACGCCCTACGTCATGCATCGCACCTTTGTATGTGATGACGAAACGCTGGAAGGCAAGGCGCGCGAATATCAAAAACGGTTAACCGACTGGCAGGAGCATCACCATGGATAGTCATACTCTCATTCAGGCGCTGATCTACCTGGGGTCGGCGGCGCTGATCGTGCCGGTCGCGGTGCGCCTCGGGCTCGGCTCGGTGCTCGGTTATCTGATTGCGGGCGGGCTGATTGGCCCGTGGGGATTGCGGCTGGTGACGGACGCGCAGGCTATCCTGCATTTTGCCGAAATCGGCGTGGTGCTGATGCTGTTTGTCATTGGCCTTGAACTGGATCCGCAACGCCTGTGGAAGCTGCGCGCGTCGGTGTTTGGCGGCGGGGCGTTGCAGATGGGCGCATGCGGCTTGCTGCTCGGCGGCTTT
This window contains:
- the carA gene encoding glutamine-hydrolyzing carbamoyl-phosphate synthase small subunit; the encoded protein is MIKSALLVLEDGTQFYGRAIGATGTAVGEVVFNTSMTGYQEILTDPSYSRQIVTLTYPHIGNVGTNDADAESSRVHAQGLVIRDLPLIASNYRSTEDLSSYLKRHNIVAIADIDTRKLTRLLREKGAQNGCIIAGDNVDAALALEKAQAFPGLNGMDLAKEVTTTEAWSWTQGSWTLKDELPEAKKEEELPYHVVAYDYGVKRNILRMLVDRGCRLTVVPAQTPAEDVLKMNPDGIFLSNGPGDPAPCDYAISAIKSFLETDIPVFGICLGHQLLALASGAKTVKMKFGHHGGNHPVKDLDNNCVMITAQNHGFAVDEASMPATLRVTHKSLFDNTLQGIHRTDKPAFSFQGHPEASPGPHDAAPLFDHFIELIEQYRKTAK
- the carB gene encoding carbamoyl-phosphate synthase large subunit, with the protein product MPKRTDIKSILILGAGPIVIGQACEFDYSGAQACKALREEGYRVILVNSNPATIMTDPEMADATYIEPIHWEVVRKIIEKERPDAVLPTMGGQTALNCALELERQGVLEEFGVTMIGATADAIDKAEDRRRFDVAMKKIGLETARSGIAHTMDEALAVAADVGYPCIIRPSFTMGGTGGGIAYNREEFEEICARGLDLSPTKELLIDESLIGWKEYEMEVVRDKNDNCIIVCSIENFDAMGIHTGDSITVAPAQTLTDKEYQIMRNASMAVLREIGVETGGSNVQFAVNPKNGRLIVIEMNPRVSRSSALASKATGFPIAKIAAKLAVGYTLDELMNDITGGRTPASFEPSIDYVVTKIPRFNFEKFAGANDRLTTQMKSVGEVMAIGRTQQESMQKALRGLEVGATGFDPKVSLDDPEALTKIRRELKDAGAERIWYIADAFRAGLSVDGVFNLTNIDRWFLVQIEELVRLEEQVAEQGINGLDADFLRMLKRKGFADARLAKLAGVSESEIRKLREQYNLHPVYKRVDTCAAEFATDTAYMYSTYEDECEANPNQDREKIMVLGGGPNRIGQGIEFDYCCVHAALALREDGYETIMVNCNPETVSTDYDTSDRLYFEPVTLEDVLEIVRIEKPKGVIVQYGGQTPLKLARALEAAGVPVIGTSPDAIDRAEDRERFQQAVDRLKLKQPANATVTAIEMAVEKAKEIGYPLVVRPSYVLGGRAMEIVYDEADLRRYFQTAVSVSNDAPVLLDRFLDDAVEVDVDAICDGEKVLIGGIMEHIEQAGVHSGDSACSLPAYTLSQEIQDVMRQQVQKLAFELQVRGLMNVQFAVKDNEVYLIEVNPRAARTVPFVSKATGVPLAKVAARVMVGQTLSEQGVTKEIIPPYYSVKEVVLPFNKFPGVDPLLGPEMRSTGEVMGVGRTFAEAFAKAQLGSNSTMKKQGRALLSVREGDKERVVDLAAKLLKFGFELDATHGTAIVLGEAGINPRLVNKVHEGRPHIQDRIKNGEYTYIINTTAGRQAIEDSKLIRRSALQYKVHYDTTLNGGFATAMALNADAKEKVISVQEMHAQITK
- a CDS encoding YgdI/YgdR family lipoprotein, coding for MRSNLLLTSIFAAATLFTVAGCSSNQAVKTTDGNTVVTDGKPEVDKDTGLVSYKNAQTGQTEQINRDQVKSMSELDN
- a CDS encoding putative T6SS immunity periplasmic lipoprotein; this translates as MKKSLIPALACLLSGCFLGDRVSFLPAQTAVADGKVCVSVDEEYVPTPEKILRVSVWSDEAQADVYEKNLVTKALMLDARRCAPVFDDFHFAPDKTYSAAVDTTSHRYITRGFSVVTTGEGVAVQDHD
- the kefF gene encoding glutathione-regulated potassium-efflux system oxidoreductase KefF, which translates into the protein MILIIYAHPYPRHSHANRRMLEHVQGLDELEVRSLYQLYPDFNINVAAEQEALARADLIVWQHPMQWYSVPPLFKLWIDKVLAHGWAYGKGATALKGKSVLWAVTTGGDKHHFDIGDHPGFDVLAQPLQATALYCGLNWLTPYVMHRTFVCDDETLEGKAREYQKRLTDWQEHHHG